From Triticum aestivum cultivar Chinese Spring chromosome 4A, IWGSC CS RefSeq v2.1, whole genome shotgun sequence, a single genomic window includes:
- the LOC123082691 gene encoding aspartic proteinase nepenthesin-1-like, giving the protein MELDTRALALLPLVLASLATFLQPATANDGTPRPGGGFSLRLVPYGGWNSTMHVGGGGFLHLNEQAATTALRPHFHGPRGFTYSVATTVGTGHGRHTYDLVLDTASSLTWMQCVPIAHPFAQIPPPFNPDISPSFSRVSRKSSLCHGPSPRQTCEFRATRLDGTHASGVLGNETFAFANNGGAAAAAEVRGVVFGCVHTTTVFDSHGVLAGVLGLGRMRPSLIWTRLHQHGQDGRFSYCLFGPGRPSRHGLRFGADIPATGHMRSTKILYMQYTTSPDFSAYFVSVVGISVAEKALVRPPGRRILDLFRRHKSPDGRWNGGCLIDPGTGTTAIIQPVYHVLEHAVEEHVTRLGLPVVKRDGYRLCFSGATQAAFEHLPTVTLRFEEGAGLVIRPQQLFVFVQRDICLAVVPSKHMTIIGAMQQVDTRFVYDIAAAKIHFAPERCSDDTGGQN; this is encoded by the exons ATGGAGCTTGACACACGCGCTCTCGCCCTCCTCCCGTTGGTGCTCGCCTCGCTCGCGACGTTCCTCCAGCCTGCCACTGCAAACGATGGCACGCCACGCCCCGGCGGAGGCTTCAGCCTCCGCCTGGTCCCGTACGGCGGCTGGAACAGCACCAtgcacgtcggcggcggcggcttcctgcACCTCAACGAGCAGGCAGCCACCACTGCGCTTCGGCCGCACTTCCACGGTCCGAGAGGGTTCACGTACAGTGTGGCCACCACCGTCGGGACGGGCCACGGCCGCCACACGTACGACCTGGTGCTGGACACGGCCAGCAGCCTGACGTGGATGCAGTGCGTACCGATCGCGCACCCGTTCGCACAGATACCGCCGCCCTTCAACCCAGACATCTCGCCGTCGTTCAGCCGCGTCTCGCGCAAGAGCTCCTTATGTCACGGGCCATCACCGCGCCAGACATGTGAGTTCCGGGCCACCCGCCTCGACGGCACGCACGCGAGCGGTGTGCTCGGCAACGAGACCTTTGCTTTCGCGAACAATGGcggcgcggccgcggccgcggagGTTCGTGGCGTCGTGTTTGGCTGCGTACACACCACGACGGTGTTCGACAGCCACGGAGTACTCGCTGGTGTCCTCGGCCTGGGGAGGATGAGACCATCGCTCATCTGGACTCGGCTCCACCAGCACGGGCAGGACGGCCGCTTCTCCTACTGCCTCTTCGGGCCCGGGCGTCCGAGCAGGCATGGCCTCCGATTCGGCGCAGACATCCCCGCCACAGGCCACATGAGGAGCACCAAGATCCTCTACATGCAGTACACGACCAGCCCGGATTTCAGCGCCTACTTCGTCAGCGTCGTCGGCATCAGCGTCGCCGAGAAGGCCCTGGTCCGGCCACCCGGAAGGCGTATCTT GGATTTGTTCCGGCGCCACAAGTCGCCCGACGGTAGGTGGAACGGTGGGTGCCTCATCGATCCCGGGACGGGCACGACGGCGATAATACAGCCCGTGTACCATGTCCTGGAGCACGCCGTGGAGGAGCACGTCACGAGACTAGGGCTGCCGGTCGTGAAACGTGACGGGTACCGCCTTTGCTTCAGCGGTGCGACTCAGGCCGCCTTTGAGCACCTGCCGACGGTGACGCTTCGCTTCGAGGAGGGCGCGGGCCTCGTGATCAGGCCGCAACAGCTCTTCGTCTTCGTTCAGCGCGACATCTGCCTCGCCGTGGTGCCAAGCAAGCACATGACCATCATCGGCGCGATGCAGCAGGTGGACACGCGCTTCGTCTATGACATCGCAGCCGCCAAGATCCACTTTGCCCCCGAGAGATGCAGTGATGATACAGGGGGACAGAATTGA